Genomic segment of Nocardiopsis mwathae:
CCTGCTCATCACTGCGGACGCGGGTGGATCCAACGGCTACCGGGTGCGGGCCTGGAAGAAGCGCCTGGCCGATTTCGCCCACGCCGCAGGCCTGGAGGTGACGGTGTGCCACTTCCCGCCCGGCACCTCCAAGTGGAACAAAATCGAGCACCGGCTGTTCTCCGCGATCAGCACCAACTGGCGCGGCAGGCCGCTGACCAGCCACGAAGTCGTCGTCAACACCATCGCCGCGACCACCACCCGCACCGGGCTGAGAGTGCGCGCCGAGCTCGACACCGGCAGCTATCCCACCGGCGAGACGGTGCCCGAGGAGGTCATGGAGCGGTTGCCGCTGGACCCCCATGGCTGGCACCCGAAATGGAACTACACCCTGCGTCCCGAGCCACCCGCCCCGCTGCCCGAGGCGCCCGGTCCGGATGCGGCCTTCGGCCGCTTCCCCGCGATGGACCGGGCCCCGTCCTGGCTGGGCCACCCGACCCTGACCGGCCTGGAGCCCGGGGCCTTCGGCGAACTCCACGACCGGTATCTCGCGCATGTGGACGCGCACCCGACCGCAGTCCTGCCTGGCAAGCGCCACGCGTTCGGAACCGGCAGCCGCAAGCTCTCCTCCACCGACCGTCTCACCATCGCGCTCGTCGCGCTTCGGTGGCGTCCGCCCCGCGCGGTCCTGGCCGGGCTCCTGGGCGTCTCCGCTGCCACGGTCTCCCACACCGTGCGCGAGGTCACCGCCGACCTGCAGGCCCTGGGCCACACCGTGCCATCGGGGCCGATTCCCGTCCGCACCACCGAAGACCTCGCCGCTCTCGTCAACCAGCCCGCCCTGTGATCACCAACTTATTAATCGGCAACCCCCAGGGGTCGTTCAAGTTCCTGAAGGGTCGGGTTCGTAACCGATCCCGAATAAAGGCAGTGCTCGTTCGGGTAGGTCCCGGATCGCGCGGACGGTCTTGGCGATGTTGTCCGCTCCCATCACCTTCAGGACACCGATCGCCAGGTTGCGCAGCGCCGCCATCGCGCGGGGAGCACTGCCGGTGTGAACCGTGGAGGCGTCCTCACCGAACACGGTGTCGCGGATGTGGTGGCTGGAGTTCTCGATCGCCCAGTGCCCCCGCAGATAGCGGGCCAGCTCAGCGGAGGTGGCCTGGTGGGCGTCCAGGCTGGTGACGGCGTAGGCGGTCTCCCTGGTCTGGGGCTTTCCCGCCGGCTTCCTGCGTCGGTGCAGCCGGATGGCGAGCCTGGCGCAGGGGAAGGCGATTCCTCCGAGGATCTCGGGGACGCCCATCGTCTTGACCGAGCGGGACTCGCGGCGGCCGTGCCCGGTTTCGGAGCGGGTGCGGGCGATGGGCGCGTCGTTCCACGGCAGGCCCTTGACCTGGGCGTACAGGGTGGGCTGGTTGGCCTTGACCACGGCCACGTAGTGCGCGCCTTTGTCCTCCACCAGCCATTTCAGGTGGTCCTTGACGGTGTGCAGGGCATCGGAGGTGACCACGGCGCCGGCCAGGTCCAGGTCCTGCAGCAGGGGGCGGAAGTGGCGGGTCTCGCCTGTTTTGGAACCGACCTCGGTCTGGGCGAGGGTGGCGGGGCGGTGGTGGGTGAGGGCGGAGAGCAGGTGGCGCCGCGGCTGGTCGAGGCGGGCCGATCCTTTCAGCGCCTTGCCGTCCACAGCGATCGCACCGGCTGCGGGTGGCGGTGGGTCGGCGGTGCCGGTGCTGTGGTCGGTGGCGGTGCGGTGCCGGTGGGCGAGGTAGGCGCCGATGGCCGTGTCCAGGGCGTGGGCGTCGATGCGGGTCAGGACGCGGTCGATGGTGGGGGCTGAGGGGGAGCGCCGCCAGGTGAAGGGGTGGGGGCGTATGCCGATGGCTTCCAGGAGGTGCTGTGGGGCGCGTTGTCCCCATTCGGCGATTTCATCGATGCTCTTGGCTCCGGAGATCGCGGCGCAGGCGCAGATGGTCAGGATGGCGGTCAGGGGGTACCAGCGGCCGCGGCGGGAGCGGGGGTCGGGGACGGTGTCGAGGTAGGGGCGCAGGTCGCAGATGGCGTCGGTGTCAAGGGTTCCCAGTTTCGCGAGTACGGCGGGGATCGGGGATGATGGCAGGGCAGGCACGGAAAGCCTTCATGGTCATTTGGCTTGGTCACCACAATGATCACGAAGACCGTGCCTGCTTGCGTGTTCGGTCGAACCCGCCCCGATCCGGGCGATCGACACCACATCGGAACTTGAACGAGCCCTGGTCTTTACTGAAATTAGATCGAGACCAAACCTCCGCGCCATTGACACTACCTTCGCGGATGAGCCAACATTTGAGTTCGGCGAGCGAAGTTTCCCAAGACACTCCGCATCAGAAATCCGAGTGTCGGCGAGAATCGCTCCTTCATAAACTAGAATCGCCTTAGGAACATCGATGTGGCGACGCGGCCGTGGGGGTGCCATCCCATCGGGTCGGCGCCCATTGGCAAATCTTTTGGCACGCCAACTTACCGCGCGGCAAGGCGCAATCCGCCTCACGCGCTGACTCCGGAATCAAAGCGGTCACAGGATACCGACCGTAGGCGTTAGTGCAACGCGACAGACCTTGGCTGAAATGGAACCTTGCAAACAAAGCCATAGAAAGAATCAGGGCAGCAAGGCAGAGTTAGTGCAAGAATTAAACTACTGTAATCTCTGGCAAGCACTAGTTCTTTCATTCCCCTGCCCGCCTACAGGCGACACATGGGGAGATCAATTTCAGTCCGCCAGCGCCGACTCCGGTGGATGCCGAATGTTGAGACTTAACGAGGAGGCAAATATGATAAACGTGGCGAGCGGGCGTACTGCTGCTGTACTTGCAGTACTGGGTGTTGCCAGTTCTCTCACAGCGACACCAGCGTCATCCGATCGACTACCTACTGACGGAAAAAGTCAGCAAGTCGGTAATCCCGATAGTATCGTGTCATCTTCGTTCCCCAAGAAACTCCATGATTCCGCGATTTACCCCATCAAGGATACACAGAGGGAGGATCGAAATAATGGTGACGCTCAGGACCAAGAATGCGCACACGAAGCGGCCTACACGCTAGCTCGATCAGAGGAATCAAGCAAAGAAGATCAGTGTCCAGCGGTACCACCCCAAACATTCGTCGGATACAAAGGTAAATGCCTCGATGTTGACGGCCCGGTCGAGCGCGGGGCAAAACTTGTCATGAACACGTGCGTTGGAGCGGCGTCACAGAAATGGGTCGTCAGCCCCGCAGAGGATACGCACAGTGGGCAGTTCAGAATCGTCCGCCCAGAGTCCGCCAACCTTTGTGTAACAACACATGACGTCGGCGGTCAGTACCAGCTCGACAGCTGTACTGACGGCAATCGTTTTAACGCGCGCATGGACGGAACTGTCTATGATTTTAGCAGTTCAACCACCAGTTCCTACTGTCTCGACGTCCAAGGGGCCGCAACTTCCGACCAGACGCCGGTAATCTCCTACAGCTGCCATGGAAACGAAAATCAACAGTGGGGTTATCCTTCTAATCCTATCCGCGGGCTTGCTAGCAAGTGCATTGACGGAAATAGCGCAAACGAGGATAGAAAACCTGTTCTCCTCTACACGTGCAATGATCAGCCGTGGCAGAAGTGGCGAGTGCTCGCAACGGGACAGATCGTCACGCAAGACGGGTCCGGGAACTCAAGATGCATGGATGTTCGAGATGTGGGTACAGCGGACGAAACAAAGGTTCAGATGTACACGTGCCGGAAGCTTTGGGATCCACTCTGGGTAGCGCAGCAGTGGGCCCCCAAGCAGGACGGTTCCCTCTTCAACCCCAACTCGAAGAAATGTCTACATGTCCCTGGGTCAGCGACAGCAGACGTCACGGAGCTGCAGATATACACCTGCAACGCCACTGCTGCGCAGGCATGGTCTCCCAACCCGCAGCCCATCGTTAACAAGGACTCAGGCAAGTGCCTGGACATCAAGGGGGGGCAGGGGGGAACAGTCGACAATAACACGGACGTTATTCTCTACGACTGCAACTCAGGTGTGAACCAGAAATGGGTATTCCAGTTTGATGGAACCATCCGTTCACTTAGCAAGTGCCTGGACGTCTTTAACGGAGCTAGTTCAGCAGATAGTCGACTAGTTGCATACGACTGCAATGGGTCATTCTCACAGAGCTTCAGCGAGAGAGTGATCAACGGCACCCCCTATCTGATAAACATGAATTCGGATATGTGCATCGGTCGCCGCAACGCCAGCTCTGTAGACGGAACCAATATCGTCCTTGCTGAGTGCAACCAGACCAGTCAACAGCAGTGGGACATCCAGAGCCGCGGTTGGCGCTGATGCAACTGAGTTGGGGTTTAAACCGCCACAGCTCTTCATCTCAACTCTGATATGTCAAATTTGGAGCCATTATGGCTGACATGATGAGATCACCCGGAAAACCTAGAAGGGGCCTCTGGATAGCGACACTCGCAATCCTCACAGCAACTCTGGCGATCGCAACCTCGCAACCGTCGAGTGCAAGCACCGCGGCCCCAATCGTAGAACATGCGAACCAGCAGACTTTCAGCGCCACGACCTGGAACATGCAGGGCTCCTCGGACCCGTCCGGAACCAAGTGGCAAAGCGTCAGTACCTTGGCCCGCAGCGTAGACATCGTCGCCCTCCAAGAGGCTGGTACGCGGCCGGCCACTGCCGAATTCGTTCGTGATCACCCGATCCAGGACCAGGTGGGTCAGGATTGGACCGTCAACGAATACCAATGGAACCTCGGAACTGCCACCAGGCCGCAGTATTACCGACTTTACTGGCTCAACGTGGGGCGCTTGCGTGTGAACCTTGCGCTTGTCGTTGCCCCTGAGCTTCCAGTTGTCCAGGTTCGAGTAGTGCATCCCCTGACAGGAGCGGGCGAGCGGCCAGCGCTAGGTGTAGAAATCGGCCGCGGACCCGCCGGCGATGCCAACAATATGACATTCTACACATTTCACGCTGTATCTAATGGAGGATACAATGCGGAAAGTATGATCATGCAGGTGGAGTGCAACACGACGACACGCTGGGCTGTACTGGGAGACTTTAATCGCAATCCCGACTCCACTACACCATCAGGGCAGCCATGGCTCAGACCCGGCACAGGGGTCGTGTGTCCGCCGAACTCCAACACCCACCCTGCCACGAATCCACGAAATCGACTCGACTTTATGGTAAGGAACGCGACGGCGCCTCAA
This window contains:
- a CDS encoding ISAzo13 family transposase, yielding MTERIEKVLASVLAKLLPYLDERQKRLVAGAAARVVGHGGIRTVARAAQMAETTVARGARELHTGPEPDGRTRSLGAGRKPLREADPGLVPALLALVEPDQRGDPESPLRWTTKSTYKLAAELTRQGHPVGPDTVAALLKAEGFSLQGTTRTTEGARHPDRDAQFRYINDQATRHLADGQPVVSVDTKKKEVLGDYAVAGREWHRSGEPVQVRAHDFPEKNATKAVPYGVYDIGADTGWVGVGCDGDTAAFAVATLRRWWDAEGRHRYPDATRLLITADAGGSNGYRVRAWKKRLADFAHAAGLEVTVCHFPPGTSKWNKIEHRLFSAISTNWRGRPLTSHEVVVNTIAATTTRTGLRVRAELDTGSYPTGETVPEEVMERLPLDPHGWHPKWNYTLRPEPPAPLPEAPGPDAAFGRFPAMDRAPSWLGHPTLTGLEPGAFGELHDRYLAHVDAHPTAVLPGKRHAFGTGSRKLSSTDRLTIALVALRWRPPRAVLAGLLGVSAATVSHTVREVTADLQALGHTVPSGPIPVRTTEDLAALVNQPAL
- a CDS encoding RICIN domain-containing protein — its product is MLRLNEEANMINVASGRTAAVLAVLGVASSLTATPASSDRLPTDGKSQQVGNPDSIVSSSFPKKLHDSAIYPIKDTQREDRNNGDAQDQECAHEAAYTLARSEESSKEDQCPAVPPQTFVGYKGKCLDVDGPVERGAKLVMNTCVGAASQKWVVSPAEDTHSGQFRIVRPESANLCVTTHDVGGQYQLDSCTDGNRFNARMDGTVYDFSSSTTSSYCLDVQGAATSDQTPVISYSCHGNENQQWGYPSNPIRGLASKCIDGNSANEDRKPVLLYTCNDQPWQKWRVLATGQIVTQDGSGNSRCMDVRDVGTADETKVQMYTCRKLWDPLWVAQQWAPKQDGSLFNPNSKKCLHVPGSATADVTELQIYTCNATAAQAWSPNPQPIVNKDSGKCLDIKGGQGGTVDNNTDVILYDCNSGVNQKWVFQFDGTIRSLSKCLDVFNGASSADSRLVAYDCNGSFSQSFSERVINGTPYLINMNSDMCIGRRNASSVDGTNIVLAECNQTSQQQWDIQSRGWR
- a CDS encoding ISAs1 family transposase is translated as MPALPSSPIPAVLAKLGTLDTDAICDLRPYLDTVPDPRSRRGRWYPLTAILTICACAAISGAKSIDEIAEWGQRAPQHLLEAIGIRPHPFTWRRSPSAPTIDRVLTRIDAHALDTAIGAYLAHRHRTATDHSTGTADPPPPAAGAIAVDGKALKGSARLDQPRRHLLSALTHHRPATLAQTEVGSKTGETRHFRPLLQDLDLAGAVVTSDALHTVKDHLKWLVEDKGAHYVAVVKANQPTLYAQVKGLPWNDAPIARTRSETGHGRRESRSVKTMGVPEILGGIAFPCARLAIRLHRRRKPAGKPQTRETAYAVTSLDAHQATSAELARYLRGHWAIENSSHHIRDTVFGEDASTVHTGSAPRAMAALRNLAIGVLKVMGADNIAKTVRAIRDLPERALPLFGIGYEPDPSGT
- a CDS encoding endonuclease/exonuclease/phosphatase family protein yields the protein MQGSSDPSGTKWQSVSTLARSVDIVALQEAGTRPATAEFVRDHPIQDQVGQDWTVNEYQWNLGTATRPQYYRLYWLNVGRLRVNLALVVAPELPVVQVRVVHPLTGAGERPALGVEIGRGPAGDANNMTFYTFHAVSNGGYNAESMIMQVECNTTTRWAVLGDFNRNPDSTTPSGQPWLRPGTGVVCPPNSNTHPATNPRNRLDFMVRNATAPQLTGNVQDPRASDHLAVTYSGI